In Burkholderia vietnamiensis LMG 10929, a single genomic region encodes these proteins:
- a CDS encoding type II toxin-antitoxin system VapC family toxin has protein sequence MRLLLDTHIYLWSVMDDRKLTKAARTLILEADEVFVSGASIWEASIKVGLGKLEADVDLLVSEIAASGFLELPVRAVHAALVRNLPDIHRDPFDRLLVAQAMSEPLRLVTSDGHLSKYTELVIAV, from the coding sequence ATGCGTCTGCTTCTTGATACGCACATCTACCTCTGGTCCGTCATGGACGACCGCAAGCTGACCAAAGCGGCGCGCACGCTGATTCTGGAAGCCGACGAAGTATTTGTAAGCGGCGCTAGCATTTGGGAGGCCTCGATCAAGGTCGGTCTAGGCAAACTCGAGGCCGACGTCGATCTGCTCGTCTCAGAGATTGCAGCCAGCGGATTCTTGGAACTGCCAGTACGGGCAGTTCACGCAGCGTTGGTTCGAAATCTGCCTGACATTCACCGCGATCCGTTTGACCGACTGCTGGTTGCGCAGGCAATGTCGGAGCCGTTGCGGTTGGTAACTTCGGACGGCCATCTGTCGAAGTACACCGAACTCGTCATCGCCGTGTAG
- a CDS encoding YozE family protein: protein MKILLDLGDLDTNADDDEVLSIIRSVVMDSHELESGELLHIASVSAEVVESASSTKPARSFLAWIKQQAKRDDPVGDLARDVKSDGNAPNGRVSKTGWLGYLRASNASSSAIEAFREAWDEFTARRS, encoded by the coding sequence ATGAAGATTCTGCTTGATTTGGGTGATCTGGATACGAATGCGGACGATGATGAAGTGCTTTCGATCATTCGCAGCGTGGTAATGGACAGCCACGAGCTTGAGAGCGGGGAACTGCTTCACATTGCATCGGTGTCTGCTGAGGTCGTGGAATCCGCATCTTCAACGAAGCCAGCCCGCTCGTTCCTCGCGTGGATCAAACAGCAGGCAAAGCGAGATGACCCAGTTGGCGATCTGGCACGCGATGTAAAAAGTGATGGCAACGCCCCGAACGGGCGCGTCTCGAAGACGGGATGGCTCGGCTACCTCCGCGCGTCAAACGCGAGCAGCAGCGCAATTGAGGCGTTCCGTGAGGCTTGGGATGAATTTACCGCCCGGCGTTCGTAA
- a CDS encoding DUF1173 domain-containing protein, protein MTTYKIGDKSYGADDTRLNDALAAVYGSPNRPLCMCKSGGVEMYIAKLGKHYVIKRMPHTGSAHATSCDSYEPPAELSGLGEVMGGAIQTNLEDGVTTLKFDFALTKNGARAAPVQGGAEHDSVKTDGKKLTLRGTLHFLYDEAGLTRWSPAMAGKRSWWVVRKYLMQAASDKMAKGSSLSDMLYIPESFSLEKKDEITRRRLTVFNALAKSEGATRRLMLLVGEVKELGDARFGKKLVVKHLADAHFMMNDDVYKRMLKRFEHELALWSGNENSHLLVVATFSVSGAGVASIEEASLMLVNENWIPFESIDERMLVDNLTNQKRRFVKGLRYNLPSTNPLASVVLSDTAEPVAMYVLPYGASDQYRKELRELQEGSNLKSWQWDTGADMPDVPAPSSSQQ, encoded by the coding sequence ATGACCACGTACAAGATCGGCGACAAGTCTTACGGCGCGGACGATACGCGATTGAACGATGCCCTGGCCGCCGTATACGGCTCGCCCAACCGGCCGCTCTGCATGTGCAAATCCGGTGGCGTCGAAATGTACATTGCAAAGCTCGGCAAGCACTACGTCATCAAGCGAATGCCTCATACCGGCTCTGCGCACGCGACATCCTGCGACTCGTACGAGCCGCCCGCTGAGCTATCTGGGCTCGGTGAAGTTATGGGCGGGGCAATCCAGACCAATCTCGAAGATGGTGTTACCACGCTGAAGTTCGACTTCGCGCTCACGAAAAACGGAGCACGCGCGGCACCGGTTCAGGGCGGTGCCGAACACGACTCCGTGAAAACCGACGGCAAGAAGCTGACGTTGCGAGGCACACTGCATTTTCTCTACGACGAAGCCGGCTTAACCCGTTGGTCGCCTGCAATGGCAGGCAAGCGCAGTTGGTGGGTAGTACGTAAGTATCTGATGCAGGCGGCCTCCGACAAGATGGCGAAGGGTAGTTCTCTATCGGACATGCTCTACATTCCGGAGTCGTTTTCGCTCGAGAAAAAAGACGAGATCACGCGGCGGCGCCTCACTGTCTTCAACGCGCTCGCGAAATCGGAAGGCGCAACGCGGCGACTCATGCTGCTTGTCGGCGAAGTGAAGGAACTTGGCGACGCGCGGTTTGGCAAAAAACTCGTCGTTAAGCACTTGGCCGACGCTCATTTCATGATGAACGATGACGTGTACAAGCGAATGCTGAAACGCTTCGAACATGAGTTGGCGCTTTGGAGCGGCAACGAAAACTCGCATCTTCTCGTAGTGGCAACGTTCAGCGTGAGTGGTGCAGGCGTCGCGTCCATTGAGGAGGCCTCGCTCATGCTAGTGAACGAAAACTGGATTCCGTTCGAGAGTATCGACGAACGAATGCTGGTGGACAACCTGACAAACCAGAAACGTCGATTCGTGAAGGGGCTGCGTTACAACCTGCCGTCGACCAATCCGCTGGCAAGCGTCGTGTTGTCCGACACAGCTGAGCCGGTGGCGATGTACGTCCTTCCGTACGGAGCGAGCGACCAATACCGGAAGGAGCTGCGGGAGCTTCAAGAAGGCAGCAACCTCAAGTCGTGGCAATGGGATACGGGCGCAGACATGCCCGATGTGCCGGCACCGTCGAGCAGCCAACAGTAA
- a CDS encoding error-prone DNA polymerase: MDAGSFGALPAYAELQVASDFSFLHGASRAEEYVARAAQLGYSAIAITDECSLAGVVRAHVEAKAANMALIIGSHFRLTAADGAPALAFTALAMNRDGYGNLCEFISLGRMRGKKGTYRLAPLDLEHPEAPYTHLRGLPDCIAILSPDFPANEQRLDAQVEWFARVFGDRAWVALTLHARAMDDIHRGVVERVAARHGVPVVATSWPLMHVRSRKPLQDVLTGIRVGRPVSECGYELAPNAERHLRSRLRLANLYPAGALEETVRVARRCTFSLDDLKYEYPDELVPAGTDPATYLREQTYIGARRRFPAGIPIDVQAQIEHELQLIADLKYEAYFLTVYDIVQFAREQGILCQGRGSAANSSVCYCLGVTEVDPSRQSMLFERFISKERNEPPDIDVDFEHQRREEVMQYIYRKYGRDRAALTAAVTTYRPRSALREAGKALGVDPAIVDRVAKQHHWFDSRADLLQRFSEAGLDPDAPLNQQWAAFAAQLLGYPRHLSQHSGGFVISRGKLTRLVPVENAAMEDRSIIQWDKDDIEALGILKIDVLALGMLSMVRRALDMISEKRGETFELQDIPAEDKATYDMLCDGDSMGVFQVESRAQMSMLPRLRPQCFYDLVIEVAIVRPGPVQGGMVHPFLRRRQGLEPVTFPSEGMEKALARTLGVPIFQEQVMQVAMLAAGFSAGEADQLRRAMAAWKRKGGLEPYHERLVSGMLERGYDREFAESIFAQIKGFGEYGFPESHAASFALLVYSSAWLRRHEPAVFLAALLNSQPMGFYTPSQLLQDARRRGVEVLPVDVNVSTWDSALEGPATSAPVRLGFSLLRGMREDVAGRIELARAARPFVDVADLARRARLDRHDLQVLARANALCSLTGGRRAALWLAAAAVPDRDLLRGTERDDTVPALPQASEGHEIVTDYRAMGFTLGRHPLALLRERLALDRLQSAEQLATLRSGQLARACGLVTVRQRPGTANGVLFMTLEDETGQVNVILWPGLLEKFRKEALGAALLAVYGVWQAEGKVRHLIASKLVDRTELLGALPTTSREFC; this comes from the coding sequence ATGGACGCCGGCAGTTTCGGCGCCCTGCCCGCCTACGCGGAACTTCAGGTCGCCTCCGATTTTTCGTTCCTGCATGGCGCGTCGCGCGCGGAGGAATACGTCGCGCGCGCGGCGCAGCTCGGCTACAGCGCGATCGCGATCACCGACGAGTGCTCGCTCGCCGGCGTCGTGCGCGCGCACGTCGAGGCGAAGGCAGCGAACATGGCGCTGATCATCGGCTCGCACTTCCGGCTGACGGCTGCCGACGGCGCGCCCGCGCTCGCCTTCACTGCGCTGGCGATGAATCGCGACGGTTACGGCAACCTCTGCGAATTCATTTCGCTCGGTCGCATGCGCGGCAAGAAAGGCACGTACCGGCTCGCGCCACTCGATCTTGAACACCCGGAAGCGCCGTACACGCACCTGCGCGGCCTGCCCGACTGCATCGCGATCCTGTCGCCCGACTTCCCAGCAAACGAGCAACGCCTTGACGCGCAGGTCGAATGGTTTGCGCGAGTGTTCGGCGATCGCGCATGGGTCGCGCTGACGCTGCACGCACGCGCGATGGACGACATCCACCGCGGCGTGGTCGAGCGCGTCGCCGCGCGCCACGGCGTGCCGGTGGTGGCCACGAGCTGGCCCCTCATGCACGTGCGATCGCGCAAACCGCTGCAGGACGTGCTGACGGGGATCCGGGTCGGCCGGCCGGTATCGGAGTGCGGGTACGAGCTCGCGCCGAACGCGGAGCGTCACCTGCGATCGCGTCTGCGGCTCGCCAACCTCTATCCCGCCGGCGCGCTCGAGGAAACCGTACGCGTCGCGCGGCGCTGCACGTTTTCGCTCGACGACCTGAAGTACGAGTATCCGGATGAACTGGTACCGGCCGGCACCGATCCGGCGACGTACCTGCGCGAGCAGACCTACATCGGCGCGCGCCGGCGGTTTCCGGCCGGCATCCCGATCGACGTCCAGGCGCAGATCGAACACGAGCTGCAGCTGATCGCCGACCTAAAATACGAGGCGTATTTCCTGACCGTCTACGACATCGTGCAGTTCGCGCGCGAGCAAGGCATCTTGTGCCAGGGACGCGGCTCGGCTGCGAACTCGTCCGTTTGCTACTGCCTCGGCGTGACCGAGGTCGACCCGTCGCGGCAATCGATGCTGTTCGAACGGTTCATCAGCAAGGAGCGCAACGAGCCGCCGGATATCGACGTCGATTTCGAGCATCAGCGTCGCGAAGAGGTCATGCAGTACATCTACCGCAAGTACGGTCGCGATCGCGCAGCGCTGACGGCCGCCGTCACGACGTACCGGCCGCGCAGCGCGTTACGGGAAGCCGGCAAGGCGCTCGGCGTGGACCCGGCGATCGTCGATCGCGTCGCGAAGCAGCACCACTGGTTCGATTCGCGCGCGGATCTGCTGCAGCGGTTTTCCGAGGCTGGCCTCGACCCCGACGCGCCGCTGAATCAGCAGTGGGCCGCATTTGCCGCGCAGCTGCTCGGCTATCCACGTCACCTGTCGCAGCACTCGGGCGGCTTCGTGATCAGCCGCGGCAAGCTCACGCGGCTCGTACCGGTCGAAAACGCCGCGATGGAGGATCGCTCGATCATCCAGTGGGACAAGGACGACATCGAGGCGCTCGGCATCCTGAAGATCGACGTCCTGGCGCTCGGCATGCTGTCGATGGTCCGCCGCGCGCTCGACATGATCTCGGAAAAGCGCGGCGAGACATTCGAGCTGCAGGACATTCCTGCCGAGGACAAGGCGACCTACGACATGCTGTGCGACGGCGACAGCATGGGCGTGTTCCAGGTGGAATCGCGCGCGCAGATGTCGATGCTGCCGCGCCTGCGGCCGCAGTGCTTCTACGACCTGGTGATCGAAGTCGCAATCGTGCGGCCGGGCCCGGTGCAAGGCGGAATGGTGCATCCGTTTCTGCGCCGGCGCCAAGGGCTGGAGCCCGTCACGTTTCCGTCGGAAGGCATGGAGAAGGCACTCGCGCGCACGCTCGGCGTGCCGATCTTTCAGGAGCAGGTGATGCAGGTCGCGATGCTGGCGGCCGGCTTCTCCGCCGGCGAGGCCGACCAGCTGCGCCGCGCAATGGCCGCCTGGAAACGCAAGGGCGGCTTGGAGCCGTACCACGAACGTCTGGTGAGCGGCATGCTCGAGCGCGGCTACGACCGCGAGTTCGCCGAATCCATCTTCGCGCAGATCAAGGGCTTCGGCGAATACGGCTTCCCGGAAAGCCATGCGGCCAGCTTCGCGCTGCTCGTCTACTCGAGCGCCTGGCTGCGTCGGCACGAACCAGCCGTGTTCCTGGCCGCCCTGCTCAACAGCCAGCCGATGGGCTTCTACACGCCGTCGCAGCTGCTGCAGGACGCGCGGCGCCGCGGCGTTGAAGTGCTACCCGTCGATGTCAACGTTAGCACATGGGATTCAGCGCTCGAAGGGCCGGCGACGTCGGCGCCCGTGCGCCTCGGCTTCTCGCTGTTGCGCGGCATGCGCGAGGATGTCGCCGGCCGTATCGAGCTCGCACGTGCAGCGCGGCCCTTCGTCGACGTCGCGGACCTCGCGCGCCGCGCGCGGCTCGATCGGCACGACCTGCAGGTTCTCGCGCGTGCCAACGCCCTTTGCTCACTCACCGGCGGCCGACGCGCGGCGCTATGGCTCGCGGCCGCTGCAGTGCCTGATCGAGATCTGCTGCGCGGCACCGAACGCGACGACACGGTGCCGGCGCTGCCTCAAGCATCGGAGGGCCACGAGATCGTGACGGACTATCGCGCGATGGGCTTCACGCTCGGGCGGCATCCGCTCGCGCTGTTACGCGAGCGCCTGGCGCTCGATCGACTGCAGTCGGCCGAGCAGCTCGCAACGCTGCGCAGCGGGCAGCTCGCGCGCGCGTGCGGACTGGTCACGGTACGCCAACGGCCGGGCACGGCGAACGGTGTCCTATTCATGACGCTTGAGGACGAGACGGGCCAGGTGAACGTGATTCTCTGGCCCGGACTGCTGGAGAAGTTTCGGAAGGAAGCGCTCGGCGCCGCATTGCTCGCCGTGTACGGTGTGTGGCAGGCGGAAGGGAAAGTGCGGCACCTGATCGCGAGCAAACTCGTCGACAGGACCGAGTTGCTTGGTGCGCTGCCGACGACGTCACGGGAGTTTTGCTGA
- a CDS encoding H-NS family nucleoid-associated regulatory protein translates to MTTELQDLQAQLRDLNIRLADVKKDEKQAYLAGVQARVALYGITEDELLRAAGFRKARKRQAQAKYYDPSSGKQWSGLGPRPRWLEGKNLDDYLIERAAKPWWPGEDA, encoded by the coding sequence GTGACGACCGAACTACAAGACCTACAGGCTCAGCTTCGCGACTTGAATATTCGACTCGCGGACGTGAAGAAGGACGAGAAGCAGGCGTATTTGGCCGGCGTCCAGGCGCGCGTTGCGCTCTACGGCATCACCGAAGATGAACTGCTACGCGCGGCCGGCTTCCGGAAAGCGCGCAAACGGCAGGCGCAAGCGAAGTACTACGACCCCTCCTCGGGTAAGCAATGGTCGGGATTAGGCCCGCGACCGAGATGGCTGGAAGGCAAGAATCTCGACGACTACCTGATTGAGCGCGCTGCGAAACCGTGGTGGCCCGGAGAGGACGCCTGA
- a CDS encoding type II toxin-antitoxin system Phd/YefM family antitoxin: protein MQTVNIHEAKTQFSRLVDAAAAGEEIVIAKAGKPTARLVPIEKTKVTRRFGGLKGKVRIRDDFDAPLPDDLIAAFEGR from the coding sequence ATGCAGACCGTCAATATTCATGAAGCGAAAACGCAGTTTTCGCGGCTGGTCGATGCCGCCGCCGCCGGCGAGGAAATCGTCATCGCTAAGGCCGGTAAGCCGACCGCCCGACTGGTGCCAATCGAGAAGACGAAGGTCACGCGGCGCTTCGGTGGCCTCAAGGGCAAGGTCCGTATTCGGGATGACTTCGATGCGCCGCTCCCCGATGATCTGATCGCAGCATTCGAGGGTCGTTGA
- a CDS encoding SOS response-associated peptidase family protein codes for MCYSAKIQANYREYVRRYGADMDIETFRRLFFARASGADIKMPKAVDAAFAGVDEEITAAIAAYRSQWTRKLETDLFEQRARLVAAEKKLAVKITRKGSEDVRIATNKIDAATRGLDHLRRQDLQERDSRIFPGWYAPVLIELDGKRLVVPMRYRCRIPGWTEADEKQKPGCYNARKTSLATVWRQVFGFTHGIVLADTFFEHVERAGKDVILRFDPTPPQPMQLACLWTRTEIPGADDLWSFAAITDDPPPEVAAAGHDRCVIPLKSSNVDAWLAPDPSRRAQLRDILADHERPYYEHQLAA; via the coding sequence ATGTGCTATTCCGCAAAGATCCAAGCCAACTATCGGGAGTACGTCCGACGCTACGGCGCCGACATGGACATCGAGACGTTCAGGCGCCTCTTTTTCGCGCGCGCATCCGGGGCCGACATCAAGATGCCGAAAGCGGTCGACGCCGCGTTCGCAGGTGTCGACGAAGAGATCACTGCCGCGATCGCCGCGTATCGGAGCCAGTGGACACGAAAGCTCGAGACCGATCTGTTCGAGCAGCGAGCGCGGCTCGTCGCGGCCGAGAAGAAGCTCGCCGTAAAGATCACGAGGAAGGGCAGCGAGGACGTTCGGATCGCCACGAACAAGATCGATGCGGCAACGCGCGGGCTCGACCATCTTCGCCGGCAGGACCTGCAGGAGCGTGATTCGCGCATCTTCCCTGGCTGGTATGCGCCCGTGCTGATCGAACTCGACGGCAAGCGCTTGGTCGTGCCCATGCGATATCGCTGTCGGATACCGGGTTGGACCGAGGCGGACGAAAAGCAAAAGCCTGGTTGTTACAACGCAAGAAAAACGAGCCTCGCCACAGTCTGGCGCCAGGTGTTTGGCTTCACGCACGGCATCGTGCTCGCCGACACGTTCTTCGAGCACGTTGAGCGAGCCGGGAAGGACGTCATCCTGCGTTTCGATCCAACGCCACCGCAGCCGATGCAGCTCGCGTGCTTGTGGACGCGCACCGAGATTCCCGGTGCCGATGACCTTTGGTCGTTTGCGGCCATCACCGACGATCCGCCGCCCGAAGTCGCGGCCGCAGGGCACGACCGGTGTGTGATTCCGCTGAAATCCTCGAACGTCGACGCGTGGCTGGCGCCGGATCCATCGCGGCGTGCTCAGCTGCGCGATATCCTAGCCGACCACGAGCGGCCGTACTACGAGCACCAGCTCGCAGCGTAA
- a CDS encoding Y-family DNA polymerase has protein sequence MHLPHLNLEVFRPRSPAPSSDDARGLVVLEGGRVVALDRAARALGVVAGMRRGGVLSLAPDAQIRERDAARERELVLGVAYALLQFTPSVVDADEAVVVLDVTASLRLFHGIRALRQRVRDVVASFGVTAAISVASSGPAAWMVARGLRGGLALSARSLRHALARVPLVVAPDARRYANWFEDLGCETLADLQRLPRAGLKKRCGTQLLDWLDQVAGTAPAAYDWLEMPPSFDTRVELMDRVEHAEALLFVARRLILQLTGWLTAKQLDVAAFALLLEHERGRDAIAPTEIEIALGAPTRFEEHLTRLVKERLGHVELAGPVIAVRLVARSVQEAAAPSDSLFPEPGGTPQDHARLLELLTARLGSENVLVAAPMADYRPEPAARWVPMRDAPKPSPLPSDLPRPAWLLAKPVPLLTREHRPFYGTPLRIVSPGERIEGGWQDGQTVTRDYFVAEDDNGICYWIYKERPTASDESEARFFLHGLFG, from the coding sequence GTGCATCTGCCGCACCTCAACCTCGAAGTGTTCCGGCCGCGATCGCCGGCGCCGTCGTCTGACGATGCGCGCGGGCTCGTCGTGCTCGAGGGCGGCCGCGTCGTGGCGCTCGATCGCGCCGCGCGTGCGCTCGGCGTGGTCGCCGGCATGCGCCGCGGTGGCGTGCTGTCCCTCGCGCCAGACGCGCAGATCCGCGAGCGCGACGCCGCGCGCGAGCGCGAGCTCGTGCTGGGGGTTGCTTATGCGCTCCTGCAGTTCACACCAAGCGTCGTCGACGCCGACGAAGCCGTGGTGGTGCTCGACGTGACGGCGAGCCTGCGCCTCTTTCACGGCATCCGCGCGCTGCGCCAGCGCGTGCGCGACGTCGTCGCATCGTTCGGAGTCACCGCGGCGATATCGGTCGCTTCGTCGGGGCCGGCCGCGTGGATGGTCGCGCGCGGGCTGCGCGGCGGCCTTGCGCTGTCCGCGCGATCGCTGCGCCACGCGCTCGCGCGCGTGCCGCTCGTCGTGGCGCCGGACGCGCGGCGCTATGCGAACTGGTTTGAAGATCTCGGCTGCGAAACGCTCGCCGATCTGCAGCGCTTGCCGCGCGCTGGGTTGAAGAAGCGATGCGGCACGCAACTGCTCGACTGGCTCGACCAGGTCGCCGGCACCGCGCCGGCCGCCTACGACTGGCTTGAGATGCCGCCGTCGTTCGACACGCGCGTCGAGCTAATGGATCGCGTCGAGCACGCCGAGGCGCTGCTGTTCGTCGCGCGCCGGCTGATCCTGCAGCTGACCGGCTGGCTCACCGCTAAGCAGTTGGACGTCGCCGCGTTCGCACTGCTGCTCGAGCACGAGCGCGGGCGGGACGCGATCGCGCCGACCGAGATCGAAATCGCGTTGGGCGCCCCTACCCGCTTCGAGGAACACCTCACGCGGCTCGTCAAGGAGCGGCTCGGCCACGTCGAGCTCGCCGGGCCAGTGATTGCCGTGCGCCTGGTCGCCCGCAGCGTGCAGGAAGCGGCCGCGCCGAGCGACTCGCTGTTTCCCGAGCCGGGTGGCACGCCGCAGGATCACGCACGGCTACTCGAACTGCTGACGGCGCGGCTCGGCTCCGAGAACGTACTCGTCGCGGCTCCCATGGCCGACTACCGTCCCGAGCCGGCCGCCCGATGGGTGCCGATGCGCGACGCGCCGAAGCCGTCGCCGCTGCCGTCGGACCTGCCGCGTCCTGCCTGGCTGCTTGCCAAGCCTGTGCCCCTGCTCACACGCGAGCATCGCCCGTTCTACGGCACGCCGCTGCGCATTGTGTCGCCTGGTGAGCGCATTGAAGGTGGCTGGCAGGATGGGCAGACCGTGACGCGCGACTACTTCGTCGCCGAGGACGACAACGGCATCTGCTACTGGATCTACAAGGAGCGGCCGACGGCCAGCGACGAGAGCGAAGCGCGCTTCTTCCTCCACGGCTTGTTCGGGTGA
- the imuA gene encoding translesion DNA synthesis-associated protein ImuA, whose protein sequence is MHPALAHPEVIHPALWRASQLARSSVRGVDTGHPELTAELPGGGWPAGALIELLAPQPGIGELRLLAPVLARAAGKPIMLIQPPHALQPLALAYWGIDPSGFVTLAAPRTADALWAADQALRAGTCAAVLLWQQHVRADALRRLNLAAQNGSALFFLFRPAAAARDPSPAPLRLALAPKRDGVDVTFLKRRGLVRDTPLFVPLSPSPILLNRHASLYMNASRLSRFSSAPTDRMGCSFISGLNAAEVAAGPDDIR, encoded by the coding sequence ATGCATCCCGCCCTCGCCCACCCTGAAGTCATCCACCCGGCGCTCTGGCGAGCCAGCCAGCTGGCTCGCTCGAGCGTGCGCGGCGTCGACACGGGCCATCCGGAACTGACGGCCGAACTGCCCGGCGGCGGCTGGCCGGCCGGCGCGCTGATCGAATTGCTCGCGCCGCAGCCTGGAATCGGGGAGTTGCGGTTGCTGGCGCCAGTGCTCGCGCGCGCGGCCGGCAAGCCGATCATGCTGATCCAGCCGCCTCATGCGCTGCAACCGTTGGCGCTCGCGTATTGGGGCATCGACCCGTCCGGCTTCGTGACGCTGGCGGCGCCGCGCACGGCTGACGCGTTATGGGCCGCCGACCAGGCGCTGCGGGCCGGCACGTGTGCCGCCGTGCTGCTCTGGCAGCAGCACGTGCGCGCGGACGCGCTGCGCCGCCTGAATCTGGCCGCGCAGAACGGCTCGGCGTTGTTTTTCCTGTTCCGGCCGGCGGCCGCCGCCCGCGATCCGTCGCCGGCGCCGCTACGGCTCGCGCTCGCGCCCAAGCGCGACGGTGTCGACGTCACGTTCCTGAAGCGCCGCGGATTGGTGCGCGATACGCCGTTGTTCGTTCCCTTGTCCCCCTCGCCGATTTTGTTGAACCGCCATGCAAGTCTTTATATGAACGCCTCCCGTTTGAGCAGGTTCTCGAGCGCTCCGACTGACAGGATGGGCTGCAGCTTTATATCCGGCCTCAATGCAGCTGAAGTCGCTGCGGGCCCCGATGATATCCGCTGA
- a CDS encoding DUF6988 family protein, giving the protein MREETLKKAVKRSNAWMDACAKLVNGVEFKTTLRARVAVALHHLCIEHHLAGHVLVENDVRGSAFALYRPQFEAYVRANWYFDCASDEELEKFVQGGEPPKMHQLTTDLAGTLGQAGEIIRSVKDQAWRSMCAFTHGGAVQVKARAIKDEIRQSFTDEHTSKLIDSMAMLSYLGALGIAKVADDGELAQRLYERHREIYSVLYYAKK; this is encoded by the coding sequence ATGCGCGAAGAGACACTAAAAAAGGCCGTCAAACGGTCTAACGCATGGATGGATGCTTGCGCGAAGCTCGTCAATGGCGTCGAGTTCAAGACGACGTTACGCGCCCGTGTGGCCGTCGCGCTTCACCACCTCTGCATTGAGCACCACCTCGCGGGACATGTGCTGGTTGAAAATGATGTTCGAGGTTCAGCGTTCGCACTGTATCGGCCGCAATTCGAAGCTTACGTCCGCGCAAACTGGTACTTCGACTGCGCAAGCGACGAAGAACTTGAGAAGTTTGTTCAGGGCGGTGAGCCACCGAAGATGCATCAGCTTACGACCGACCTCGCGGGAACACTTGGACAGGCGGGTGAAATCATACGTAGTGTCAAGGATCAGGCATGGCGATCGATGTGCGCTTTTACCCACGGAGGTGCAGTACAGGTCAAGGCGCGTGCGATCAAGGATGAGATTCGGCAAAGCTTCACGGACGAGCACACGAGCAAGCTGATCGACTCGATGGCAATGCTTTCGTACCTCGGCGCGCTAGGAATTGCAAAGGTTGCTGACGATGGTGAATTGGCGCAACGATTGTACGAGCGACATCGAGAGATCTATTCGGTGCTGTACTACGCCAAGAAATGA
- a CDS encoding IS110 family transposase, producing the protein MNRIPVGVDIAKSVFQVHHLDENTGATVNKAIKRSAFLDYFANRNPCLIGMEACGGAQHWARRLMEMGHDVRLMPGRFVKAFNIGNKNDSADARAIWLAVQQPGKGVAIKTEGQQAVLAMHRMRQQLVKMRTMQINSLRGLLTEYGEVMSRSRKGLDSAIPDVLARLANRLPTMLIETLREQWNNLVKLDEQIGVIERRLQMWMRADPSSGRLAEIPGVGVLTATAAVATIGDPRAFRSGREFAAYLGLVPRQSGSGGKVLLHGISKRGDSYLRTLLIHCARSVLVHAKDPGKWIDQLRMRRPPNVVVVAIANKIARVIWAVLAHGRPYERDFRSGGLHGHVEPSAA; encoded by the coding sequence ATGAACCGCATACCAGTCGGCGTCGATATTGCGAAATCGGTTTTTCAGGTGCATCACCTGGACGAGAACACAGGCGCTACCGTGAACAAGGCGATAAAGCGTTCTGCTTTCCTCGACTACTTCGCGAATAGAAATCCGTGCCTGATCGGCATGGAGGCCTGTGGCGGAGCCCAGCACTGGGCGAGGCGCCTCATGGAAATGGGGCATGATGTTCGACTGATGCCCGGGCGCTTCGTGAAGGCATTCAATATCGGCAACAAAAACGACTCGGCCGATGCGCGCGCAATCTGGCTTGCAGTACAACAACCTGGAAAGGGCGTCGCGATTAAGACCGAAGGTCAGCAGGCGGTCCTTGCGATGCACCGGATGCGACAGCAACTGGTGAAGATGCGAACGATGCAGATCAATTCGCTCCGCGGGCTTTTGACCGAATACGGAGAAGTCATGAGCCGAAGTCGCAAGGGACTCGACAGCGCCATTCCAGATGTACTCGCACGCCTTGCAAACCGCCTTCCTACGATGTTGATCGAGACACTGCGGGAACAATGGAACAACCTGGTTAAGCTCGATGAGCAAATAGGTGTGATCGAGCGCAGGCTTCAGATGTGGATGCGCGCGGACCCGTCGAGCGGCAGGCTTGCCGAGATTCCAGGTGTCGGTGTGCTGACGGCAACGGCCGCGGTAGCGACGATTGGCGATCCCCGAGCATTCCGGTCTGGACGGGAATTCGCAGCGTATCTGGGGTTGGTTCCGCGGCAATCCGGCTCCGGAGGCAAGGTTCTTCTCCATGGCATCAGCAAACGTGGAGATTCTTATCTCAGGACGCTGCTGATCCACTGCGCGCGAAGCGTGCTCGTACACGCTAAGGACCCCGGGAAGTGGATCGATCAGCTCAGGATGCGCCGGCCACCGAACGTCGTCGTGGTTGCGATCGCAAACAAGATCGCCAGAGTGATTTGGGCTGTACTTGCCCACGGACGTCCGTACGAGCGGGACTTTCGCAGTGGTGGATTGCATGGGCACGTAGAGCCTTCAGCGGCATAA